In Musa acuminata AAA Group cultivar baxijiao chromosome BXJ2-10, Cavendish_Baxijiao_AAA, whole genome shotgun sequence, a genomic segment contains:
- the LOC135624845 gene encoding citrate synthase 3, peroxisomal-like: protein MESRSDPSALARGRLAVLSAHLAANRSFGGFSSVLERSPTLSREDARPPGNLGGSLTVIDERTGKKYALPVSTEGTVKATDLKKITAGKNDKGLKIYDPGYLNTAPVRSSICFIDGDEGILRYRGYPIEELAENSTFLEVAYLLMYGNLPTESQLADWEFAISQHSAIPQGVLDIIQSMPHDAHPMGVLVSALSTLSVFHPDANPALRGQDLYHSKQVRDKQIVRVLGKVPTIAAAAYLRLAGRPPVLPSSNLSYSENFLYMLDSLGNRSYTPNPRLARVLDILFILHAEHEMNCSTAAARHLASSGVDVFTALAGAVGALYGPLHGGANEAVLKMLNEIGQVENIPEFIEGVKNRKRKLSGFGHRVYKNYDPRAKVIRKLAEEVFSIVGRDPLIEVAVALEKAALSDDYFIKRKLYPNVDFYSGLIYRAVGFPTEFFPVLFAIPRMAGYLAHWRESLDDPDTKIMRPQQVYTGEWFRHYTPVRERMVSETTDKLGQVAVSNASRRRLAGSQV from the exons ATGGAATCCagatccgatccttcggctctgGCTCGCGGCCGACTCGCCGTTCTCTCCGCCCACCTCGCCGCAAACCGATCTTTCGGCGGTTTCTCGTCGGTCTTGGAGAGATCACCCACCCTCTCTCGAGAGGACGCGAGGCCGCCGGGGAACCTCGGGGGTTCGTTGACCGTGATCGATGAGAGAACCGGGAAGAAGTACGCGCTCCCGGTCTCGACCGAAGGAACTGTCAAGGCCACCGATCTCAAAAAG ATTACTGCTGGCAAAAATGACAAGGGACTCAAAATTTATGATCCGGGTTACCTTAATACTGCTCCAGTCCGTTCTTCCATCTGTTTTATTGATGGGGATGAAGGGATACTTCGTTACAGAGGGTACCCAATTGAGGAACTAGCTGAAAACAGCACGTTTCTTGAGGTGGCCTATCTTCTAA tGTACGGGAATTTACCTACTGAAAGTCAACTGGCAGACTGGGAGTTTGCAATATCTCAGCATTCTGCTATTCCACAGGGTGTCCTG GATATCATACAATCAATGCCACATGATGCTCATCCAATGGGCGTACTTGTCAGTGCATTGAGTACCCTTTCTGTATTCCATCCAGATGCAAATCCTGCACTTAGA GGTCAAGATCTTTATCACTCGAAGCAAGTTAGAGACAAGCAAATTGTGCGAGTACTTGGAAAG GTACCAACAATTGCAGCTGCAGCGTATTTACGGTTAGCAGGAAGGCCTCCCGTTCTTCCTTCCAGCAACCTGTCATATTCAGAGAATTTCTTATATATGCTGGACTCTTT GGGCAACCGGTCATATACACCTAACCCTCGACTTGCTAGGGTTCTCGATATTCTTTTCATACTGCATGCAGAACATGAAATGAATTGCTCCACGGCTGCTGCTAGGCATCTTGCTTCAAG CGGAGTTGATGTTTTTACTGCTCTTGCTGGAGCTGTTGGCGCTCTGTATGGTCCTCTCCATGGTGGGGCAAATGAG GCTGTCCTTAAAATGCTGAATGAAATTGGACAAGTTGAGAATATTCCGGAGTTCATTGAAGGTGTGAAGAACAG AAAGCGGAAGCTGTCAGGTTTTGGACATCGTGTCTACAAAAACTATGATCCTCGTGCTAAGGTCATCCGCAAGTTGGCTGAGGAAGTTTTCTCGATTGTTGGGCGGGAtcctttgattgag GTAGCTGTGGCACTGGAGAAAGCTGCTCTATCTGATGATTATTTTATCAAGAGGAAGCTTTATCCAAATGTTGATTTTTATTCAGGCTTAATCTATAG GGCAGTGGGATTTCCGACAGAGTTCTTTCCTGTTCTGTTTGCAATCCCTCGTATGGCTGGTTACCTAGCACACTGGCGGGAATCACTTGATGATCCTGATACAAAGATTATGAGACCTCAACAG GTTTACACCGGTGAATGGTTTCGTCATTATACTCCGGTCAGAGAGCGGATGGTATCAGAAACGACTGACAAGCTTGGTCAGGTGGCAGTTTCAAACGCAAGCAGGAGACGGCTTGCGGGTTCCCAAGTGTAA